Proteins encoded within one genomic window of Bradyrhizobium sp. 186:
- a CDS encoding caspase family protein, with product MIFAIGFSCGPAHADRRVALVIGNSAYKSAPKLGNPVNDATLVGGMFKKAGFDSVDVRLDLSASEMRRMLREFAGRTRDADVAVIYYAGHGIELEGTNYLIPTDATLETDGDVLDETIPVERALFAVEPAKQLRLIILDACRDNPFSKTMKRTLASRAIGRGLAKVEPTSPNTMIAFAAKAGSTASDGDARNSPFATALVEHLPKPGLDLRKAFGFVRDDVLKNTGYKQEPFVYGSLGGDDVALVPAKPAATGPQANPQDAIRRDYELALQLATRDGWEAFLAQYPDGFYANLAKGQLNKIAAEETRASAEQKANAAEQQKARLIAERAQKAEQDKAAAAAKAAEEARIAAEKQKQIEQARTEAAEQQRKVAEAAAAKAQAEKQAAEKARVELAARQAAEKASVEQTAKQAADRQIPEAGSQKVAALAPAPTSNLSATDLAKSVQSELRRVGCLSAAADGDWSAASQRSLTLFNKYAGTQLDAKLASVDALDALKTKPGRVCPLVCNFGFKADGDQCAKITCRAGYRVGDDNECEKIQEKKPVATRDDSRKRDQDRKDAESTAPKSQASGQMICNGAGCRPIAKGCRLGTTSHPSNPSYKIPAEICN from the coding sequence TTGATTTTTGCCATTGGCTTTTCCTGCGGACCGGCACATGCCGATCGGCGGGTCGCGCTCGTGATCGGCAATTCCGCCTACAAGAGCGCGCCCAAGCTCGGCAATCCGGTGAACGATGCCACCCTGGTCGGCGGCATGTTCAAGAAGGCCGGTTTCGATTCCGTGGACGTCAGGCTGGATCTCAGTGCCAGTGAGATGCGGCGCATGTTGCGCGAGTTTGCCGGCAGGACGCGTGACGCCGATGTGGCGGTCATCTACTACGCCGGCCACGGCATCGAGCTCGAAGGCACCAACTATCTCATTCCGACCGACGCGACGCTGGAGACGGATGGCGACGTGCTCGACGAGACCATTCCGGTGGAACGCGCGCTGTTCGCGGTGGAGCCTGCCAAGCAGCTGCGCCTGATCATCCTGGACGCCTGCCGCGACAATCCGTTTTCCAAGACCATGAAGCGCACGTTGGCCTCGCGCGCGATCGGGCGCGGGCTCGCCAAGGTCGAGCCGACCAGCCCCAACACCATGATTGCCTTCGCGGCGAAGGCGGGATCGACGGCGTCCGATGGCGATGCCAGGAACAGTCCGTTCGCGACCGCGCTGGTCGAACATCTGCCGAAGCCCGGCCTCGACCTGCGCAAGGCCTTCGGCTTCGTGCGCGACGACGTGCTGAAGAACACCGGCTACAAGCAGGAGCCGTTCGTCTACGGCTCGCTGGGCGGCGATGACGTGGCCCTGGTGCCGGCAAAGCCAGCCGCGACAGGGCCGCAGGCCAATCCGCAAGATGCCATTCGCAGGGATTACGAGCTCGCGCTCCAGCTCGCGACGCGCGACGGCTGGGAAGCGTTTCTGGCGCAATATCCCGACGGCTTCTACGCCAACCTGGCCAAGGGCCAATTGAACAAGATCGCCGCTGAAGAGACGCGCGCGTCGGCCGAGCAGAAGGCGAATGCGGCCGAGCAGCAGAAGGCAAGGCTTATTGCCGAACGCGCCCAGAAGGCCGAGCAGGACAAGGCGGCTGCGGCGGCCAAGGCCGCCGAAGAGGCGCGGATCGCGGCGGAGAAGCAGAAGCAGATCGAGCAGGCGAGGACTGAGGCGGCCGAGCAGCAGCGCAAGGTGGCCGAGGCCGCCGCCGCAAAAGCGCAGGCCGAGAAACAGGCGGCGGAGAAGGCCAGGGTCGAGCTTGCCGCGAGACAAGCTGCGGAGAAGGCGTCAGTCGAGCAGACCGCCAAGCAGGCAGCCGATCGGCAGATACCCGAGGCCGGGAGCCAAAAAGTGGCTGCCCTCGCGCCTGCGCCGACATCCAATTTGTCGGCAACTGATCTGGCGAAATCCGTGCAGAGCGAATTGCGCCGCGTCGGCTGCCTGTCTGCCGCCGCCGACGGCGACTGGAGCGCCGCATCGCAGCGCTCGCTGACGCTGTTCAACAAATATGCCGGCACCCAGCTCGACGCGAAGCTCGCCAGCGTCGACGCACTCGATGCGCTGAAAACGAAGCCGGGACGGGTCTGCCCGCTCGTATGCAATTTCGGCTTCAAGGCCGACGGCGATCAATGCGCGAAGATCACGTGCCGGGCCGGTTACCGCGTCGGTGACGATAACGAGTGCGAGAAGATTCAGGAGAAGAAGCCCGTCGCAACGCGCGATGATTCGAGGAAGCGCGACCAGGACCGCAAGGATGCGGAGTCCACGGCGCCGAAGTCGCAGGCCTCCGGACAGATGATCTGTAACGGCGCCGGGTGCAGGCCGATCGCCAAGGGATGCCGGCTCGGGACGACTAGTCATCCCTCCAATCCCAGCTATAAAATACCAGCCGAAATCTGCAACTGA
- a CDS encoding M20 aminoacylase family protein, translated as MPIVNRIAALSDEMAAWRHDFHENPELLYEVHRTAGIVADKLREFGCDEVVTGIGRTGVVGVIRGRKSASGKTIGLRADMDALPIMETSGVPYASKVPGKMHACGHDGHTAMLLGAAKYLAETRNFDGTAVVIFQPAEEGGGGGKAMVEDGLMTRWNIQEVYGMHNMPGLPEGHFATTPGAMLASSDNIQITVHGKGGHAGAGPHKAIDSVLIGSQIVNALQSIVARNVDPLKSAVISITQFHSGTAFNIIPETAELGGTVRTLDPEVRDLVERRITEVADSVARAYGGSAETKYTRMYPVTMNHAREAGVAAGVARDIVGADRVNEKFIPMMGAEDFSFMLEARPGAMILVGMGDGNECHHPAYVFNDNILGHGASFWVRLIETTMPAG; from the coding sequence ATGCCCATCGTCAATCGTATCGCCGCCCTCTCCGACGAAATGGCCGCCTGGCGCCATGACTTCCACGAGAACCCGGAGCTGCTCTACGAAGTCCACCGCACCGCCGGCATCGTCGCCGACAAGCTGCGCGAGTTCGGCTGCGACGAGGTGGTCACGGGCATCGGCCGCACCGGCGTGGTCGGCGTGATCCGCGGCCGCAAATCGGCTTCCGGCAAGACCATCGGCCTCCGTGCCGACATGGACGCGCTGCCGATCATGGAGACCTCCGGCGTGCCTTATGCTTCAAAGGTCCCCGGCAAGATGCACGCCTGCGGCCATGACGGCCACACCGCGATGCTGCTGGGAGCCGCAAAATATCTCGCCGAAACGCGCAATTTCGACGGCACGGCCGTGGTGATCTTCCAGCCGGCCGAGGAAGGCGGTGGCGGCGGCAAGGCGATGGTCGAGGACGGCCTGATGACGCGCTGGAACATCCAGGAGGTCTACGGCATGCACAACATGCCGGGCCTGCCCGAAGGTCATTTCGCAACCACGCCGGGCGCGATGCTCGCCTCCTCCGACAACATCCAGATCACCGTTCACGGCAAGGGCGGCCATGCCGGTGCCGGCCCGCACAAGGCGATCGACAGCGTGCTGATCGGGTCACAGATCGTCAACGCGCTGCAGTCGATCGTCGCCCGCAACGTGGATCCGCTGAAGTCGGCGGTCATCTCGATCACGCAATTCCATTCGGGCACGGCCTTCAACATCATCCCCGAGACCGCCGAACTCGGCGGCACCGTGCGCACGCTCGATCCTGAGGTCCGCGATCTCGTCGAGCGCCGCATCACTGAGGTCGCCGACAGCGTGGCGCGGGCCTATGGCGGCTCGGCCGAGACCAAGTACACCCGCATGTATCCGGTGACGATGAACCACGCGCGCGAAGCGGGCGTTGCCGCCGGTGTCGCCCGCGATATCGTCGGCGCCGATCGCGTCAACGAGAAGTTCATTCCGATGATGGGCGCCGAGGACTTTTCGTTCATGCTGGAAGCGCGCCCTGGCGCGATGATCCTGGTGGGCATGGGCGACGGCAACGAGTGCCATCACCCGGCCTACGTCTTCAACGACAACATCCTCGGCCACGGCGCGTCGTTCTGGGTGCGCTTGATCGAGACGACGATGCCGGCGGGCTGA
- a CDS encoding caspase family protein, which yields MTKHNIRTSTIGLSALIFVILASCLGCSPALADKRVALVIGNSAYKSAPKLANPVSDAALIGGMLKKAGFDTVDVRQDLNAPEMRKALREFGARTRDADVAIIYYAGHGLEVDGTNYLIPIDAALDTDTDVYDEALPIDRVLVSIEPAKQLRLVILDACRDNPFAKSMKRTVASRAIGRGLAKVEPTSPNTMIAFAAKAGSTASDGDAKNSPFATALADHLPKPGLDLRKAFGFVRDDVLRSTANKQEPFVYGSLGGDDVPLVPAKPVATGPQANPQSELRRDYELALQLGTRDGWEAFLAQYPDGFYANLAKGQLNKIGAEETRASAEQKAKAAEQEKTKLIAERAQKAEQDKAAAAAKAAEEARIAAEKQKQIEQARAEAAEQQRKVAEAAAAKAQAEKQAAEKARVELAARQAAEKASAEQTAKQTADRQMPEVGSQKVAALAPAPTSNLSAADLAKSMQNELRRVGCLASAVDGEWNSAAQRSLTLFNKYAGTQFDAKLASVDALDALKAKPGRVCPLVCNFGFKADGDQCAKITCRAGYHVGDDNECEKIQEKKPVATREDSRRRDAERKATESSPSKPEASGQIFCSSAGCRPVQKGCRLVNGLIPGRAASNAAAGGSYEVCN from the coding sequence ATGACGAAGCATAACATTCGGACTTCCACCATCGGGCTCAGCGCTCTTATTTTTGTTATTCTTGCAAGCTGCCTCGGCTGCAGCCCGGCTCTCGCCGACAAGCGGGTGGCGCTCGTCATCGGCAATTCCGCCTACAAGAGCGCGCCAAAACTTGCCAATCCGGTGAGCGACGCGGCCTTGATCGGCGGCATGTTGAAGAAGGCGGGATTCGACACGGTTGACGTCAGGCAGGACTTGAACGCGCCCGAAATGCGCAAGGCGCTGCGCGAGTTCGGCGCGCGGACGCGAGATGCCGATGTCGCGATCATCTACTACGCCGGCCATGGCCTCGAGGTGGACGGCACCAACTACCTGATCCCGATCGATGCCGCTCTCGACACCGACACCGACGTCTACGACGAGGCGTTGCCGATTGATCGCGTGCTGGTGAGCATCGAGCCTGCCAAACAGCTTCGGCTGGTCATTCTCGATGCCTGTCGCGACAATCCCTTTGCCAAGTCGATGAAGCGCACAGTGGCCTCGCGCGCAATCGGGCGCGGCCTTGCCAAGGTCGAGCCGACCAGCCCGAACACGATGATCGCGTTCGCGGCCAAGGCCGGCTCGACGGCTTCGGACGGCGATGCGAAGAACAGCCCGTTTGCCACGGCGCTTGCGGACCACCTGCCCAAGCCTGGTCTGGACCTGCGCAAGGCGTTCGGCTTCGTGCGCGATGATGTGCTGAGGAGCACCGCGAACAAGCAGGAACCCTTCGTGTACGGCTCGCTTGGCGGCGATGACGTGCCGCTGGTTCCTGCCAAGCCGGTCGCAACCGGTCCGCAGGCAAATCCCCAATCGGAACTCAGGCGAGACTACGAACTCGCGCTCCAACTCGGCACGCGGGACGGTTGGGAAGCGTTTCTGGCGCAATATCCCGACGGCTTCTATGCCAACCTGGCCAAGGGCCAGTTGAACAAGATCGGCGCCGAAGAGACGCGCGCGTCGGCCGAGCAGAAGGCGAAGGCGGCGGAGCAGGAAAAGACAAAGCTCATTGCAGAACGGGCCCAGAAGGCAGAGCAGGACAAGGCGGCTGCGGCGGCCAAGGCCGCCGAAGAGGCGCGGATCGCGGCGGAGAAGCAGAAGCAGATCGAGCAGGCGAGGGCTGAGGCGGCCGAGCAGCAGCGCAAGGTGGCCGAGGCCGCCGCGGCTAAAGCGCAGGCCGAGAAACAGGCGGCGGAGAAGGCCAGGGTCGAGCTCGCCGCCAGACAAGCTGCGGAGAAGGCGTCAGCCGAGCAGACCGCCAAGCAGACAGCCGATCGGCAGATGCCCGAGGTCGGGAGCCAGAAAGTGGCTGCCCTCGCGCCTGCGCCGACATCCAATTTGTCGGCAGCTGATCTGGCGAAATCCATGCAGAATGAATTGCGCCGCGTCGGTTGTCTTGCCTCGGCTGTGGACGGTGAATGGAATTCGGCCGCACAGCGCTCGTTGACGTTGTTCAACAAATATGCCGGCACCCAGTTCGACGCGAAGCTCGCGAGCGTCGACGCACTCGATGCGCTGAAAGCGAAGCCGGGACGGGTCTGCCCTCTCGTATGCAATTTCGGCTTCAAGGCCGACGGCGATCAATGCGCGAAGATCACGTGCCGCGCCGGTTATCACGTCGGTGACGATAACGAGTGCGAGAAGATTCAGGAGAAGAAGCCCGTCGCAACGCGCGAGGATTCGAGGAGGCGCGACGCAGAGCGAAAGGCGACCGAATCTTCGCCGTCCAAGCCGGAGGCGAGTGGGCAGATCTTTTGCAGCTCGGCGGGCTGTCGCCCGGTGCAAAAAGGATGTCGGCTCGTCAACGGGCTTATCCCCGGAAGGGCCGCCTCAAACGCTGCCGCCGGTGGGTCCTACGAGGTGTGCAACTAG
- a CDS encoding TetR family transcriptional regulator, translated as MNEAVILTPERILEVTEDVLRRYGLAKATVVDVARALDVSHGSVYRHFPSKASLREAVAKRWLDRIDGPLRQIAEGQGPAPVRLDRWLRTLFAAKRSRVLDDPEMFETYLTLAREACAAVRCHKDTMIDQISAILSDGVKQGVFEVNDVKTTARAIFDATVRFHHPAHADEWKDADLPARVDATLALLLRGLKAA; from the coding sequence ATGAATGAAGCCGTTATCTTGACGCCGGAGCGGATCCTCGAAGTCACCGAGGATGTGTTGCGGCGCTACGGCCTCGCCAAGGCCACCGTGGTCGACGTTGCCCGTGCGCTCGATGTGAGCCACGGCAGCGTCTATCGCCATTTCCCGAGCAAGGCCTCGCTGCGCGAAGCTGTCGCCAAGCGCTGGCTGGACCGCATCGATGGTCCGCTGCGCCAGATCGCCGAGGGGCAAGGCCCGGCACCGGTGCGGCTCGACCGCTGGCTTCGCACGCTGTTCGCCGCCAAGCGTTCGCGCGTTCTCGACGACCCCGAGATGTTCGAGACCTATCTGACGCTGGCGCGCGAGGCCTGCGCAGCCGTCAGGTGTCACAAGGACACCATGATCGACCAGATCTCGGCGATCCTGTCCGACGGTGTGAAGCAGGGCGTGTTCGAGGTGAACGACGTCAAGACCACCGCCCGCGCCATCTTCGATGCCACCGTCCGCTTCCACCATCCGGCCCATGCCGACGAATGGAAGGACGCCGATCTGCCGGCGCGCGTCGATGCGACGCTGGCGCTGCTGCTGCGTGGGTTGAAAGCGGCTTGA
- the purB gene encoding adenylosuccinate lyase, with product MIPRYTRPEMASIWEPQTRFKIWFEIEAHAADALAELGTIPKQAAKTVWDKARNASFDVARIDEIERETKHDVIAFLTHLAEIVGPEARFVHQGMTSSDVLDTCLNVQLTRAADLLLADLDKVLAALKKRAFEHKMTPTIGRSHGIHAEPVTFGLKLAYAYAEFSRAKERLIAARKEVATCAISGAVGTFAQIDPRVEEHVAKAMGLVPEPISTQVIPRDRHAMYFSTLGVIASSVERLAVEIRHMQRTEVLEAEEFFSEGQKGSSAMPHKRNPVLSENLTGLSRMVRAYVTPALENVVLWHERDISHSSAERMMGPDATVTLDFALVRLAGLIDKLLVYPANMQKNLDRLGGLVHSQRVLLALTQKGASREDAYKLVQRNAMPVWRGEGDFLQLLKQDAEVKKYLSDAEIEEQFDLGYHLKHVDTIFKRVFGES from the coding sequence ATGATCCCCCGCTACACCCGTCCGGAAATGGCTTCGATCTGGGAGCCGCAGACGCGGTTCAAGATCTGGTTCGAGATCGAGGCCCATGCGGCGGACGCGCTGGCCGAGCTCGGGACGATCCCGAAACAGGCAGCCAAGACGGTCTGGGACAAAGCCCGTAATGCCAGCTTCGACGTCGCCCGCATCGACGAGATCGAGCGCGAGACCAAGCACGACGTCATCGCCTTCCTGACCCACCTCGCCGAGATCGTCGGCCCCGAAGCGCGCTTCGTGCACCAGGGCATGACCTCCTCAGACGTGCTCGACACCTGCCTCAACGTCCAGCTCACCCGCGCCGCCGACCTCCTGCTCGCCGACCTCGACAAGGTGCTGGCGGCGCTAAAGAAGCGCGCTTTCGAGCACAAGATGACGCCGACGATCGGCCGCAGCCACGGCATCCATGCCGAGCCGGTGACGTTCGGCCTCAAGCTCGCCTATGCCTACGCCGAATTCTCGCGCGCCAAGGAGCGGCTGATCGCGGCGCGGAAGGAGGTCGCGACCTGCGCGATCTCCGGTGCCGTCGGCACCTTCGCGCAGATCGATCCGCGCGTCGAAGAGCATGTGGCGAAAGCGATGGGGCTCGTGCCCGAGCCGATCTCGACCCAGGTGATCCCGCGCGACCGCCACGCGATGTATTTTTCGACGCTTGGCGTGATCGCCTCCTCAGTGGAGCGTCTCGCGGTGGAGATCCGCCACATGCAGCGCACCGAGGTGCTGGAAGCCGAAGAGTTCTTCTCCGAGGGGCAGAAGGGCTCCTCCGCAATGCCGCACAAGCGCAATCCGGTGCTGTCGGAAAACCTCACCGGCCTCTCCCGCATGGTCCGCGCCTATGTGACGCCGGCGCTGGAGAACGTCGTGCTCTGGCACGAGCGCGACATCTCGCACTCCTCCGCCGAGCGCATGATGGGACCGGATGCCACCGTGACGCTCGACTTCGCACTGGTGCGCCTCGCCGGCCTGATCGACAAGCTGCTGGTCTATCCCGCCAACATGCAGAAGAATCTCGACCGCCTCGGCGGCCTCGTGCATTCGCAGCGCGTGCTGCTGGCGCTGACCCAGAAGGGCGCGAGCCGCGAGGACGCCTACAAGCTCGTGCAGCGCAACGCCATGCCGGTCTGGCGCGGTGAAGGCGACTTCCTCCAGCTCCTGAAGCAGGACGCCGAGGTGAAGAAGTATCTCAGCGATGCCGAGATCGAGGAGCAGTTCGACCTCGGCTATCACCTCAAGCACGTCGACACGATCTTCAAGCGGGTGTTCGGGGAGAGCTAA